The Mytilus edulis chromosome 5, xbMytEdul2.2, whole genome shotgun sequence genomic interval ACTACAATTCGGCGGCAATATCCACAAAGACTCGCCATGGTTGAATTGATTGGAGTCCAATGACCACCAATCAGTTATACCCCCTTCACATACACGAATGTTTCTTACGAATGCTAACGAATCACCAAAATTTACAAGATTCGTTAAACTTTAACGAATCTTTTGCGAATAAACCACTTTTACGAGTGATTTGCGAGTGCTTTACGATTGGTTACGATTTACTAAGAATGAATGCGATGCTTTTACGATAACAGTAGACGATTCATTGCGAATAGATACGAGCAATTAACGAATGCATACGAGTGTTTTGCGAGCACAATACGAATGGTAACGATCTGATCCAAGTTTTTACGATTGGTTAACGAATAGTTTACGATAGCCCACGAACATTTGCGATTGAGTTACGAGTGTTTTacgaatgtttattttttttgcaatgggAAATGCATGCACTCATATAGATAGTAGGCCATACAGTCTCATTTATTATCCATGTAAACATTCGGAGTAACAAGACATGTCTTACGAGAGAAATAAATTATTACTCTTCCATAACTTCCTTCGACTTCTTCTTCCACTGGCACAGAGGGCAGAGGAAGAAAATCAACAACTGTTTCCTCTTTGTTTTAGGAGGAGGAGGAGGCGGACTCAACGTAGATTTTGGTGCAGGCCATGGCTCATCAGAAGAACTTTGTTTGGACAATATGACCAACTCCTGCATGAGCTTAACCGGGAAGATGCGTCTGGTTACAGAAACTTTTTAAGAGTTGATGCCGACTTGTTTGGGGAGATACTTGACAGAATTACCCCTGCAATCAGAAAAAGCTCTACCTCTTTCAGGTAAGTACTTCAATTTTCaagcaaaataaaacagaaatgtaCATTAAGAATAATAGTTAGTTTTATTTTGTATGCTGACTATATCATATGAATATCCGACGGTGCCGAAGGACGAGGCTTGGATTTTCCGCATGATATAGTCAGTTTAGAAAACCATACTAACTGTTTTTTCAGAAATTCATATCTAAGTAAAAAGGTCAGCAaaacaatcttttaaaaaattttcCTTAAGCACTTTGCTTCTAAATAATTCAATTTAATACAAAGTGAACAAAGTACGTGTTAGTAACGCCCCAAATAACGTTCGTATTCATATGGAAGTGGGTATATTAAACTGTCTTGTCTTTTGTTATTCTAATGTATGACACATTTCCAGTTTACCTTTTATGcgacaaaaaatattcttttaattgCATTGTAAGTTTAGATAAATATTTCTCGTTACAGGGAACCACTTGAACCAGGACTGAAGTTAGCCGTTACACTCAGACATTTGGCTACCGGTTCCACGTATGCTGATCTTATGTATGCCTTTCGTGTTGCCCGGAACTCCATATCACTCTTTGTGCCTAAAGTCTGCGAAGCAATTTACTTAGCATACAAAGATGAAGTCATGCCGGATGAGATTACGACGGAAGATTGGATGCGTATAGCATCTCactttgaaagaatatggaaccTCCCACACGCTTGTGGTGCTTTGGATGGGAAGCACATTAGAATAAGAAAACCGCCTAACTCGGGGTCGTTATTTTTTAACTACAAACATTTCTTCTCTACAGTGATGATGGCTCTAGTTGATGCAGATTATAAGTTTATTTGGCTGAGTGTGGGATCATACGGAAGTGCATCTGATAGCCAGATATTTAGGGACTCGGAACTACGACCAATGTTAGAAGATGGAACTTTGGATCTTCCGCCTCCCTCCCCTCTTCCAAATGGTGAAACAGAtattccttattttcttattggCGATGACGCATTTCCTCTCCGATCATGGATGATGAAACCCTATTCAAGAAAACGTTTAGACCACGATGAGCGCATCTTTAACTATAGGTTGTCCCGTGCACGTAGAATTGTGGAGAATGCTTTTGGCATTCTTGCCATGAGATTTCAGATTTTGATTGGAACTATGCAACAACTGCCAGAAACAGTAGATTTAATCGTACTGTCTTGTACTACTCTTCATAACTTACTTCGGATAAGGAAACGTGCTGATCTACAACTGTTTGCTGACGAAGAAGACAACAATCATAATTTAATAGAGGGACAATGGCGACAAGGTGCGCAACTTACCGACGGAGACCCAGGGTATCAGAGAAATTTTGGTAACGCTGCTGGAATTGATCAAAGGAACTATCTTAAAAATTACTTCAACTCGGAAGCAGGCGCCGTAGATTGGCAAGAGAACATGATTTGACTGGTTCAGAaacattgattgttttgaatgcaTCAGTATTGTGTTAATTgatgtaatgtttaaaaataaaaatttagatatAGATAGGACTATAAAAAATCTCAGAATGAGGTTCTATCATAATGAATAATTCACTCCAACTTTGTTTGACATACACTTTATAATACAAATTTGTTGCAATACTAGTACTTGGAATGGTATTTAAGGGATAGAATATGAGTGAagaaggggaatgtgtcaaagaggcaacgaCCCAACACGCGCAAAAAAGAATAGGTTGAGTTTAAACACAAACTTTGATAAGCATCAATAAATGAGTTTCAGAATGATTTTGACATTTAAGCTAAACGACGGTTGTCACACTTGAAGCAGGAGCTGCTAACCCTTCCAGGGTACTTGAGTTCaccacattttgtttttgtttggggTCCATGTtgctttgtttttagtttttgttatgtTGTTATTTGTGTTGCCTGTTGTGtatttgccatggcattgtcttCTTTGTGGTTTATGATTATTGATTGCTCCTTAGTGTGTTCGAATTTGATTTACAActaaatgtacattgaaaaggGCACAGGCGCCAAGTAATGGCAAAAGATTCCGTTTGCATATTACACTTTTCAGCGATGtcattttttattggttttgtttaaaaattttggttcctaaaataaacaacataaacaaatGTGGATTAACCTATTTCTTTTCATTCTCAAAAAAAGCTACAAATTTTCTGCAATCTACAAATAGTTATACATTTAAAGGTTCTCTATTCAAGATTTTCCTAAATCttttagaataaaaacaaaacccCAATTTTATCGTCAAATCATTTGTTAAATATTCCTATTTGTAAAACATTCGCAAAGCACTCGCAAAGCAGTCGCAAAGTATTCGTATACATTCGTAAAGCAATCGGATATATTCGTAAAGCACTCGCGTGAATTCGTATCAATTCGTTAATCCATCGCAAAGCGATCGTAAACTGCTCGCAACTATTCGTAAATGAATCGTTAAACATTCTTAAATCAAACTGTTCACGATTTCTTGCGAATGATTTACGAGTTGTTGCGATCGGTTAACGATGCATTAACGAATTGTTGCGAGTGATTTGCGAGCTCTTTACGAATGAAATGATTCGTGGACATTCGTGTAAAATTTTTGGCATGTCCAAAAATTTCCAAATAGTTTTACGAATCGATACGATTGTCTGCGAATGTCTACGATTTGTTTAAGAGTGGTTTACGATTGCTTGCGAGTGATTTACGATTGCTTGCGAGTGGTTTACGATTGCTTGCGAATGCTTGcatttgataaaacaaacaacattcgTAAGGAATCGTAAGACACATTCGTGTATGTGAAGGGGGTATTAACGTAAATGACCCCACATGATATCTAACGTCGAAACGTCATAAACCTCTCTGGCAACCGTGTATCAGATTAGAACGTTGCCGCCTATCTGCCTGCCGCTTTTATACTGCTGAATATCTGAAGTTGAATTTTGAAAGTTTTGCGACGATTGTTGGCATCTCATTGTGAGGTAAGACTAATTTATTTGTCTTACGCGTCATGCACCCTAATTATGCAAATCTAATGCAAAATTAGCGAAAATAATTCATGTATAATATTTATCAAGTATTTCATTTCTCCTACCTCAATTTAATGCAactttgcaatatttttttttctaactcaAAGAGAATCTACATATTATTACGTTCATCCAACTTAATAGTTGCAAtggtgttttgtgtactattgtttttctgttggtcCTTTCTTATTCAGccaaggcattgtcagtttattttcgacttataagttCGTCCTTTTGATATCTTGTGCCTCTCTTTGACAACAAAGCTGCAAAGTTAAAATAAGCGATTTATTTCAATATTGGTTATTTCATGGAACCGTTTACCCAAAAGAAATCGTATAAAAAGGCTCTTGTAATTCTAGAAAAGTAGTAGCAATTCCACCACTGCCGTCAGCAtctatttattgatttatttatgtttggttattgtttctttttttctggaATATAGAACAATGACTATTGCATGTAATTTTGTGTTAAAGTCcatcataaacatataaaataattataaagtaaGTTGATGATACCGTAGTCTTTTCTCTAGCAGTAGTATGCATTTAATCCAAATTTTATAAGTTAACACAAGTAAACTAACTAACTAATTTTATTCAGTATATAATCCAGTACAAAAGGATCATCGCTGAAACacatataacaagaatgtgtcctcagtacacgaatgccccactcgcactatcattttccatattcagtggaccgtgaaattggggtaaaaactataatttggcattaaaattagaaagatcatatcataggggacatgtgtactaagtttgaagtcgattggacttaaacttcatcaaaaactaccttgaccaaaaactttaacctgaagcgggacagacggacggacggacggacggacggacggacgcacagaccagaaaacataatgcccctctactatcgtaggtggggcataaaaacatataaGTAACTCTTTATAAATATGGTGCGCTATAAGCGAATTTATGcatggatttaccttcatcagtaaCGTTCAAATGCATCATTGATGTATAAATACGTCGATATTTTGGGAACCTGCTACTTGACCCCAAAAGGACATAACAGAACGGCATTTAAGGTAAACTTTGCCTGAAGGGAGTTTGAACCCTTGAAAAAAACttctattgaatacaattagttATCAATGCACACATAGTACTCTAAGAACATGGATCcgatagatataagaaaatgtggtatgagtgtcaatgagacagctctccatccatgTACAGATACAAACTGTGTCACATGACATTAGATGGCATAACGTCATAATTACGGTATTTCTTTGGCAACGTTGCCAGTTTGTTAACCTGACTTCGACAGTGTACCCGCTTTTTGAAAATTTGGAACTTAATTAACCATTTGTCGAAGATTTAGTTATATAGAGACTTATATAATAatctatattggtttacttttttcaaattgggacttggatggagagttgtctcgttggcactcataccacatcttcttttatctattaaAAAACAAGAGATGGAACGAAAGAACATTTTAGTGACTGAACCAAACTAGTAATGAGTTAATTGATCACAAAAGAGTAAAACAGAtatgagagagagagaaaaaaaatagaaaacgaGATTTAATTACACCAAAGAAGAGAAAATAAACCAGTTTTAGTGTAATATttccttatatttttttcagaattgaaATGGAGATCCATAGTAGCAGTCTTGAATGGAATGTCCGTAATTTAATGTTATCGTTGCTGCACGTTGCTTTCGGGTAAGCAATCACTTCCATTTCTTATGATATATGTCGGCACTGCTGTTAAATTTGAATAGATATAAATTTTCTGGCGTTACGTTTTACTATTTTTAATCTAAGACTGAATACAATCGCTTGAATTAattgtaaaagtcaaattcgcatatttatataacattttaaaactattctattcctttttttaaagaataacatTCAGTGTGACTTTATTACTGTCTTTGAGAATTATTTTGTTGAATGGGTGGTAATTTTGCAGGATGAACAGCGGTACATTAATTCTGACTAGTTATTGTTTTCACTTTCAGTGAAATAGAAGCTAACGTTATGTCTGGTAATTGCAAAGAGATTGAAATACCTCAGAATAACAGAGAATCCGAAAGGGAGGGAAACGAGTATGTAAGATTCGCTTTCTTGAAGGATGTAAATAACTCAGAAAGTAACAATCTTATTGAGGCATTGGATCTTAAAGATGAAAAGGAAGCAACAAACACAGATGACAAATGTGCTGCTTTCTACACGTCCGTCAGAGATGCTGAATACAATAAACTTGTTGAAGCATATGACAAAGAAAAGATAATCAAAGAAGAAAAGGAGAGAAAGAGGATATCAAGAGACGAAGAAAAGTTAGATTCGACTGAAGTCATATCAGCCAAAGAAGTAACAGACGAAGGCGAATATGCTGATTTCTACAAATCAGTCAGAGATACTGAATACAATAAACTTGTTGAAGCATATGTCAAAGAAAGGATACTGAAAGAAGAAAAGGAggcaaatataaaaacaagagaGCAAGAAAATGTAGATTCGTCTGAAGACATATCAGACGAAGACGAATGTGCTGCTTTCTACACGTCCGTCAGAGATGCTGAATACAACAAACTTGTTGAAGCATATGACAAAGAAAAGATAATCAAAGAAGAAAAGGAGAGAAATAAGATAACAAGAGAACAAGAAAAGATAAAAAAGCAATTTGAAGAATTCTGGAAACCAGCCGCTGACATTGATTCTCTGCGGCATGTTTCCCAAAAGGTATTtacaatcatatttttttttaattctatttttcttCCACTTTCAAAATCTTCTGAGTATTGGGTGTTAGGGAACGTAACGGTAGATTTTTTTAACCGCGGTGTTTATTGTTTTGTGTACAAACCCCTAGTATCAGCGTTAATATCAGAAACAATTGTACTTTTCTAGAAGCTAGCGTCCAATCAACCATCAGttcattgtgtttttttcttctgcttaaaacattttttaattgacTTGTTTTTGATATTGTGCATTGAGAGCAAAACTGTTTACTTTTCGTAATTTTcatatcttctcatatttttttcttttcgaaaGCCGAATGACAGTAAAGAGAAGGCTTGTGCTTCACAACAATATCTACATCTTAAAGTGGAACCAATAGAGAAAAGACAAACAGGACCCTTCCTATCACCGGTGAAAGAAGAAAGAGTAAAATCATTTGTGAGAGAACAGCATTACAATTATCAAAGCTTCCAAAGTACCGATGTGAGGAATGCACCTATCAACAGTAAGCATATATAGAAATTATTTTTCTAGTGAAGTGGTTTTAAAAAAGATACAGAAACACAAATGAAGAAGTAAATAAATTTCGTGACCGATTGGAAATAAAATCCCAATAAATAACACATAATAGTTATTCACTACGGAACCCTTAACGCAAATATAAGAATacggaaatgtggtatgattgccaatgagacaactctccacacacCACGTTTTGGCTAAGATTCATCTATATGTTATAAGATAATACCAGTTTTATATACCAAATCAACAGTATAAACGGTATCAATTATACTGCACCTGATCGAGCACCTGATACGCATTTCAataataaatgtctcttcagggATACTGAAAATTGTAAAACGAACTTTGAAGAGCTGAAGAAACCAAAAAGGACCTAACGTATAAAAcatatcacacacaaaaaatgaaaattacaagTAAGGAAGCACATGTCATTTTTTGGTGTTTCAACGGTGTGTGCTATCTACTTTCAAGTTTATAATTGAGGAACATTCTTGCTTTGCTTTTCAGGAGAACTGGACACAGCTGTAACAATTAGTGAAACTGTTCCCAATAAGAGGGGTTCTCTTCAACGGATGGTCAACAAAGTATTTAAGGTAAACGATATTGATATtgtaataaacaattaaattgCAGTTAACTTGAGAAAAAACGGAATTTTACAATATTCACATGCACTGGTGTAGTAAGTACTCTGCCTGCCTATTAGCCTCTGTCATaatgaaacaaaatatcaaaattacacacaggtaatccattttttaacATGACAGGCTTAAAAAGACGTAACACTTTGATTTGCTCTATTTTTCAGAGAAGCAAGCCTTCAACAAAAGACATCAATGATAACCAGCTTGTGTTAAAGGATGAACTAAAGTTAGATTTGTCGACATTGGATGATATAACTGAGGATGAAGGTAATTTATATCATATCACCTTTTTCTATCTAACATAGTTGCCATTTTATAACCTTGGTGGATTTTCAGTTCATAATGAATCTTATCAAATGTTGCATATCATCAGTAATTGTAATtcaaatttttcatgaaaaactttgaaaattaaaactgattttttttttatacaatgtttTACAAAGTATGTTCTCAACCTCCAATTAAAGATGAGATTGCAAATAGCGAGTGTGTAAATAAATTTATCTTACTTTCACCTCTCCTATGTTAATAGTACATGTCCATTTTCTTTTAGATATACCAGACACATCAAGAACGTCAGACAGTGAATGGTTCAGTATTAGTTTAAGTGACACAGAAGAAACGCCAAGACCACATTTAAGGCCATTCTTTTCACCACTAGTGGAAGACATACATGTTTCAACGATTACTAGTAAAACTAAAGAATCTGTAAAAGAAATAGAAGTTGACTTTCCGCCCAAACCTAGCAGTGGATTCATGGGCTTTCGACAGTGGTTCTGTCAACTATTTTGTTGTCATAGCAAACCTGATGAAGATGTTGATCATTGTATATAATTCCTTTcgttgtttatttattaaaacttttattttatttaaatctttgaTTTATGTTTATGATTGTTAAGCTAAGTACCTGTAATTCGTAAGTTGCTGTTTGTCATATCTGTCATAAGATCGTACATTGACTTATAGTGTTAACATCCTCATACATTGGTCTCTGGTTGGCCATGTTCTCTTTAGCAATTCATATCTCATCCagacaagtgtggacacagatgagtgtgaaAAGTATTTTTGAATGTTTAACAATGTTTTCCGACAAAACAAAGTTTTCTGTGTTTTTTATTCAGTGTTCTATGTTAAAATATGTGACACAGTGACAACCATCCTAAATATAAGACCAGTATCCAAACACTAAACATTTGGTGTCGgtatttcaatattatttttatgttttatattgtcaCGGAGGAGGCACTATTTGTACATGTTGTGTGGATTACCAGATGATTCTGTTAAAACATGTTCCAATACTTTGATTTTGCATTATGTAGTCTTAATGTGCAAGAAGGTTTATGAGAACCTGTATCTTTGTTCTTTTCAATGTATGGTTCTATTAATACCATTCTGGTGGTCATTTATTTCTTGGAACCATACATTATTTAAGGATACTCCCAGTTTTAGGAGTAAAAGATTTCGTTTAAATGTTCGAAATTGTTTCGTAGAAGATTTCTAATAGTTCAAAGTGATGCATGCACATGGTGATAAATGAGTAAGAAAATACACTCCTGTTGTATTACACATGTACAagtattttaattgtttatttgaaaatgtatttttgtttacTATTATCCAAGACCTGATTGAAGTTGAagtgacatataaggatcgtaatggtgcaacgtggataaatttatcggtttcaaAGAGctaaattggtagcgcgtcatccctacaatggcttccatttctacgattgtaaaaataaactggcgtaatggggagataatttttacgaagtagaatcctgactgctTAGTCGGCACAtcaaaaggaacattcatgctatgtttgatttcctTCCATTCAGCGGTTCTCtcaaagaagacatttgtatgtagttctcatagggtcctatgttaactaagtcccccgctggcgtccatcttgaatgatggatcagctaaaaaaaaaaacaagacatggtcaacacctcataaggaacattcatgccaagtttggtttcattccattcagtggttctctaaaagaagacatttgtatgtattttcccaaagagtcctatgttaaactaagtcccccgctgtcggccattttggatgatggatagtctacaaagtaacaacatttggtaagcacctcataaggaaaattcatgctatgtttggttttattcaattcagttgttctctagaagaagttcaaaatgtaaaaagttaacgatgGTGACGgaagacggacgccaagtgatgagaatagcTCACTTCGGGGCAGATGAGGTAAAAAGGTGTGCATATGGCCCCCACATAAGACAATGTATGGAGTTGGACAAGCAAAAGTCTATACATATACGTAGCTCCTTAAGTGGGGCCCTGATCTCTGCCTCTGCAATACAGGTTTAATATGTGAAATAGATCCCAGATCCTACCTTACAAATTCCTGTAAATAGCTTTACAGTGTACTCCATcttaaatttcaacataattcTTGTAGTTTCAGACTATAAACAGTTTAACATAATCAGTGATTCTTATAGGTTGAAATTTGAAGTATCTTTTAGTAAAACATAGGATTGTCTCTGAGAACCATTCTGAATTTATGATAAGAAACAGAATCATGGTGATATCATTTGTATGATCAGCTACTAGTATATAAAGTTGTCTAATTCTAAGGGAACTCAAACTTCCCAAAACATTTTTTCCATCTTAAGAAACTTGAATGATGATGAGTCATTGACATAGGTGGAAGACAATTCAATACAAGAGGTCAAATTAGtaaaacaatatttgatgagGACCACGTTTGCAATTCACCTTACGCTGTCAACACGATTATTGAATAAATTAACAGTActagtaaaatgttttaattatgaCCATGCAAACTGTATGGCCCTGGATATGATGGTAAAAAGAATgaacagtttaaaagaagtcttgatgatttttcaaatttgGTGTTATTTTAAAAGCTAACTtgcaaatttgaattttgaatcc includes:
- the LOC139524279 gene encoding DNA ligase 1-like, translating into MEIHSSSLEWNVRNLMLSLLHVAFGEIEANVMSGNCKEIEIPQNNRESEREGNEYVRFAFLKDVNNSESNNLIEALDLKDEKEATNTDDKCAAFYTSVRDAEYNKLVEAYDKEKIIKEEKERKRISRDEEKLDSTEVISAKEVTDEGEYADFYKSVRDTEYNKLVEAYVKERILKEEKEANIKTREQENVDSSEDISDEDECAAFYTSVRDAEYNKLVEAYDKEKIIKEEKERNKITREQEKIKKQFEEFWKPAADIDSLRHVSQKPNDSKEKACASQQYLHLKVEPIEKRQTGPFLSPVKEERVKSFVREQHYNYQSFQSTDVRNAPINRELDTAVTISETVPNKRGSLQRMVNKVFKRSKPSTKDINDNQLVLKDELKLDLSTLDDITEDEDIPDTSRTSDSEWFSISLSDTEETPRPHLRPFFSPLVEDIHVSTITSKTKESVKEIEVDFPPKPSSGFMGFRQWFCQLFCCHSKPDEDVDHCI
- the LOC139524280 gene encoding uncharacterized protein — its product is MSYERNKLLLFHNFLRLLLPLAQRAEEENQQLFPLCFRRRRRRTQRRFWCRPWLIRRTLFGQYDQLLHELNREDASGYRNFLRVDADLFGEILDRITPAIRKSSTSFREPLEPGLKLAVTLRHLATGSTYADLMYAFRVARNSISLFVPKVCEAIYLAYKDEVMPDEITTEDWMRIASHFERIWNLPHACGALDGKHIRIRKPPNSGSLFFNYKHFFSTVMMALVDADYKFIWLSVGSYGSASDSQIFRDSELRPMLEDGTLDLPPPSPLPNGETDIPYFLIGDDAFPLRSWMMKPYSRKRLDHDERIFNYRLSRARRIVENAFGILAMRFQILIGTMQQLPETVDLIVLSCTTLHNLLRIRKRADLQLFADEEDNNHNLIEGQWRQGAQLTDGDPGYQRNFGNAAGIDQRNYLKNYFNSEAGAVDWQENMI